In a genomic window of Roseiflexus castenholzii DSM 13941:
- a CDS encoding sodium-translocating pyrophosphatase: MQELSAFEQAAVWAVLGVAIFGIAYAFVLRAQILAQDKGTARMQEVWGFIKDGANAYLSRQFRTIAILIVVLTFLLAASVFIIPPTREAVEHFGSEEAATLWVALGRAVAFLMGSLFSYAVGFVGMNVAVEGNVRVAAASRKGYNPALQVAYKSGSVTGMLTVGLGLLGGTLIFMVFGIAAPDALLGFGFGGSLIALFMRVGGGIYTKAADVGADLVGKVEAGIPEDDPRNAAVIADLVGDNVGDCAGMAADVFESFEVTLVSALILGLVLGDAVVGTLGDGQYDLRFIVFPLVLRAIGVIASVIGNSIVSTDEKRRNAMAAMNRGFYVAALVCFIGFAGFTAVYMVDPTTGAIDWRPFLATIAGLVLAVALDKLTEYFTSTHFNPVKETSKASKTGAATNILSGLALGMESSVWAILVICASILTSIAIYSGYSTDPTVTLTAVLYGVSLTGIGMLTLTGNTISMDSFGPISDNANGIGEMAGLDKNARNVMDDLDAVGNTTKAVTKGIAIGSAVIAAVALYGSYLADVSKVQEQIGVPLAEQLRTIGINVAMPTVFIGLLIGGAVPFLFSSLTIRAVQRAASQIVNEVRRQFKIPGVMEGTVTPDYAQAVSISTVAAQKELISLGLIAVMVPILVGFLLGVEALGGFLAGIILSGQLMAVFQANAGGAWDNAKKYIEEGNFGGKHSEPHKAAVVGDTVGDPLKDTAGPALNPMIKVINLVALIIAPIVVTIPSGSPGVIFAMVLCAAALVWAIWQSKREAPSMTTETPAPATTAKGV, from the coding sequence ATGCAAGAACTCAGCGCTTTCGAACAGGCAGCCGTATGGGCCGTGCTCGGCGTTGCGATTTTCGGCATCGCATATGCCTTCGTCCTTCGGGCGCAGATTCTGGCGCAGGACAAAGGCACCGCCCGCATGCAAGAGGTCTGGGGATTCATCAAAGACGGCGCGAATGCCTACCTCAGTCGTCAGTTCCGCACCATCGCCATTCTGATCGTCGTTCTGACATTTCTCCTCGCCGCCAGTGTGTTCATCATTCCGCCGACGCGCGAAGCGGTCGAACACTTCGGCAGTGAGGAAGCAGCGACTCTGTGGGTAGCACTCGGGCGTGCCGTCGCCTTCTTGATGGGGTCGTTGTTCTCGTATGCGGTCGGCTTCGTCGGCATGAATGTGGCAGTCGAAGGGAATGTGCGTGTGGCTGCCGCATCGCGCAAAGGGTACAACCCGGCGTTGCAAGTCGCCTACAAGTCGGGGTCGGTGACTGGCATGCTGACAGTGGGGCTTGGACTGCTGGGTGGGACGTTGATCTTTATGGTGTTTGGCATCGCTGCCCCGGACGCGCTCCTCGGCTTTGGCTTTGGCGGCTCGCTGATCGCGCTCTTCATGCGCGTCGGCGGCGGTATCTACACCAAGGCAGCCGACGTTGGCGCCGACCTGGTGGGAAAGGTGGAAGCCGGCATCCCTGAAGACGACCCGCGCAATGCGGCGGTGATCGCCGACCTGGTGGGCGACAATGTCGGCGACTGCGCCGGTATGGCGGCAGACGTGTTCGAAAGCTTCGAGGTAACGCTGGTATCGGCGCTCATCCTGGGACTGGTGCTGGGCGATGCCGTCGTCGGCACGCTGGGCGATGGTCAGTACGACCTGCGCTTCATTGTCTTCCCGCTCGTGTTGCGCGCAATCGGCGTGATTGCATCGGTCATCGGCAACTCTATCGTCAGCACCGACGAGAAGCGCCGCAATGCGATGGCAGCCATGAACCGCGGCTTTTATGTCGCTGCGCTCGTCTGCTTCATTGGATTTGCGGGGTTCACGGCAGTCTATATGGTCGATCCGACAACCGGCGCAATCGACTGGCGCCCCTTCCTGGCGACGATCGCCGGTCTGGTGCTGGCAGTGGCGCTCGATAAACTGACGGAGTATTTCACATCGACACACTTCAACCCGGTGAAGGAAACCAGTAAAGCATCGAAGACTGGCGCAGCCACCAATATTCTTTCCGGTCTGGCGCTTGGCATGGAGTCGAGCGTGTGGGCGATCCTGGTGATCTGTGCGTCGATCCTGACGTCGATTGCCATCTACAGCGGGTACTCGACCGATCCCACGGTAACGCTCACCGCTGTGCTGTACGGCGTGTCGCTCACCGGCATCGGGATGCTGACGCTCACCGGCAACACGATCTCGATGGACTCGTTCGGCCCGATTTCAGACAATGCCAACGGCATCGGTGAGATGGCAGGGCTGGATAAGAATGCACGCAATGTCATGGACGATCTGGACGCGGTCGGCAACACGACAAAGGCGGTCACCAAAGGGATCGCCATCGGTTCCGCCGTGATTGCAGCCGTTGCGCTCTACGGCTCGTACCTGGCGGATGTGTCGAAGGTGCAGGAGCAGATCGGCGTGCCGCTGGCAGAGCAGCTGCGCACCATCGGCATCAATGTCGCTATGCCGACCGTGTTTATTGGGTTGTTGATCGGTGGCGCTGTGCCGTTCTTGTTCTCGTCGCTGACGATCCGCGCAGTGCAGCGCGCGGCGTCGCAGATCGTGAACGAAGTGCGCCGTCAGTTCAAGATTCCAGGAGTCATGGAAGGCACGGTGACGCCTGATTATGCACAGGCCGTCAGCATCTCCACCGTAGCAGCGCAGAAGGAACTGATCAGCTTGGGCTTGATCGCGGTGATGGTGCCGATCCTGGTCGGCTTCCTACTCGGTGTCGAGGCGCTCGGCGGATTCCTGGCGGGCATCATCCTCTCCGGTCAGTTGATGGCGGTCTTTCAGGCGAACGCTGGCGGCGCCTGGGATAATGCGAAGAAGTACATCGAAGAAGGGAACTTCGGCGGCAAGCACTCAGAACCGCACAAAGCAGCCGTGGTGGGCGACACGGTCGGCGATCCCCTGAAGGACACGGCGGGACCGGCGTTGAACCCCATGATCAAGGTGATCAACCTGGTGGCGCTGATCATCGCCCCGATTGTGGTGACGATCCCAAGCGGCAGCCCCGGCGTCATTTTTGCTATGGTCCTCTGCGCTGCGGCGCTGGTCTGGGCAATCTGGCAGAGCAAGCGCGAAGCGCCGTCGATGACGACCGAGACTCCCGCACCCGCAACGACGGCGAAAGGGGTGTGA
- a CDS encoding carbohydrate ABC transporter permease has translation MSVRSAALLFWRTRRGQARLTSLTTLLILLAGSTLVLIPFFWMISTSLKQASQVYLSPPIWLPDPPQWENYVQAVTRVPFHLYAWNTAIIVGLVTIGTLLSCSLSAYGFARLSAPGKNVIFMLLLSTLMLPSAVTLVPTYLLFNALGWVGSFLPLIVPAYFGSAFFIFLLRQFYLTIPRELEEAATIDGANVYQIWWSIMMPLSYPVLATVVVFTFVGTYNDFFTPLIYLTDESKRTIAVALSYFQGSPRIGPQMHLLMAAVTISIVPPLILFILAQRYFVRGIVMTGIKG, from the coding sequence ATGAGTGTGCGGAGCGCTGCTCTGCTCTTCTGGCGGACCCGTCGCGGTCAGGCGCGTCTGACATCGCTGACGACGCTTCTCATCCTGCTGGCAGGGTCCACATTGGTGCTGATTCCCTTCTTCTGGATGATCTCGACATCACTGAAGCAGGCGAGTCAGGTGTACCTCTCGCCGCCGATCTGGCTCCCTGACCCGCCGCAGTGGGAGAACTACGTGCAGGCGGTGACGCGCGTGCCGTTTCATCTGTACGCATGGAACACAGCCATCATTGTTGGATTGGTGACGATTGGCACGCTTCTTTCGTGTTCGCTCAGCGCCTACGGATTTGCGCGCCTGTCGGCGCCGGGCAAGAACGTCATCTTCATGCTGTTGCTCTCGACGCTGATGTTGCCCAGCGCCGTAACACTCGTGCCAACTTACCTGCTGTTTAATGCGCTGGGATGGGTGGGATCGTTTCTGCCGCTTATCGTGCCCGCCTACTTCGGCAGCGCGTTTTTTATCTTCCTGCTGCGGCAGTTCTACCTGACGATCCCGCGTGAACTCGAAGAGGCTGCGACGATTGACGGCGCCAATGTCTACCAGATTTGGTGGAGCATCATGATGCCGCTCAGTTATCCCGTGCTGGCGACGGTGGTGGTCTTTACGTTTGTGGGCACGTACAACGACTTTTTCACGCCGTTGATCTACCTGACCGATGAGAGCAAACGCACCATTGCAGTCGCGCTCTCCTATTTCCAGGGTTCGCCGCGTATCGGGCCGCAGATGCACCTGCTGATGGCAGCGGTGACGATTTCGATCGTGCCGCCGCTCATTCTGTTCATTCTGGCGCAACGATATTTCGTGCGCGGAATCGTGATGACCGGGATTAAGGGGTAG
- a CDS encoding carbohydrate ABC transporter permease, whose translation MDTPHPQPRIVVHPGTRRTNRRQRIEAINAYIFMAPAILGLLFFTLGPMVASLLLSFTEYNILTDPRWNGLANYERLFNDKLFWQSLRVSAIYSIISVPLGLVVALGLALLLNHKMRGILFFRSVYYLPTVISGVGVAMLWRWLFNGDYGIINIVLRNVGIRGPNWLFDETWALVALIIASLWGVGGTMLIFLAGLQGIPQELYEAAEIDGAGRWRQFTSITLPMISHVTFFNLVLGVIGALQVFTDAYVITGGGPNNATLFLSVYLYRHAFQYLNFGYAAAVAWVLFLIVLALTLLVFKSSPLWVYYESERPGRN comes from the coding sequence ATGGATACGCCTCATCCTCAACCACGCATCGTCGTGCATCCCGGCACACGGCGAACCAACCGCCGGCAGCGCATCGAAGCGATCAACGCCTATATTTTTATGGCGCCGGCCATCCTGGGTTTGCTCTTCTTCACGCTGGGTCCCATGGTCGCCTCATTGTTGCTCAGTTTCACTGAGTACAATATTTTGACCGATCCACGCTGGAATGGTCTGGCGAACTACGAACGACTCTTCAACGACAAACTGTTCTGGCAGTCGCTCAGGGTCAGCGCCATCTATTCGATCATCAGCGTGCCGTTGGGTCTGGTTGTCGCCCTGGGGCTGGCGCTGCTCCTGAACCACAAAATGCGCGGAATACTGTTTTTTCGCTCGGTGTACTACCTGCCGACGGTTATTTCCGGCGTTGGTGTCGCAATGCTCTGGCGCTGGCTGTTCAATGGCGACTACGGCATTATCAATATTGTGCTGCGCAATGTTGGCATCCGCGGTCCCAACTGGCTGTTCGACGAAACGTGGGCGCTGGTGGCGTTGATTATCGCCAGTCTGTGGGGAGTTGGCGGAACAATGCTGATCTTCCTGGCAGGGTTGCAGGGCATTCCGCAGGAATTGTACGAAGCCGCCGAGATCGACGGCGCCGGACGGTGGCGACAGTTTACCAGCATCACGCTGCCGATGATCTCGCATGTCACCTTCTTCAACCTGGTGCTGGGAGTTATTGGCGCATTGCAGGTTTTCACCGACGCGTATGTGATTACCGGCGGCGGACCGAACAACGCCACGCTTTTCCTTTCGGTCTATCTCTATCGACACGCCTTCCAATACCTGAACTTTGGCTATGCCGCCGCCGTGGCGTGGGTGCTGTTCCTGATCGTTCTGGCGCTGACCTTGCTGGTCTTCAAATCGTCGCCGCTCTGGGTTTACTACGAGAGTGAGCGACCGGGGAGGAACTGA
- a CDS encoding alpha-galactosidase has protein sequence MTIPATLDHSTAGLVCLLRLIPHIGLMRLGLAHESWALDSSALFAAVIDGQLFDAQTPGAQVRHVSESETPPGMRHVCVELAYADSGIVVAYHIVTYADSAALETWIVVQNEGDVPRRVTRLDSLALDLPPDGYHLCAFTGAWGAEFEPQRMILNSAITLESRSGRSSHGHHPWFTLVRNGRSLMSGMIAWSGNWVIRFTPKLDGALALSGGLHNWEFAVDLAPGASVAAPPVTLAFATGADLDETAVQFARLGRQFWYPRNALADALPVEWNHWWAYEDRALDEATFRANVDVAARLGIEVCTLDAGWFGAPDADTHWYEQRGDWDRVNTARFPSGIRALADDVHAHGMRFGIWCEIEGLGIHAQLAERHPEFIAMRDGERLGYVCLGNPAAQQWAFETLDRLVRENGCDWIKLDFNLNPGAGCNRTDHGHGAEDGLYAHYRGYYALLDRLRATHPEVVLENCSSGGLRIDPGIARRTHMAFLSDPDWPEHSLQVFWGATCMLAPDACLHWGYSEWAFAEHPSQTFNPCDPALQPHQVDCYTRISMLRRFGFSQRLPDLPEWVAQRYAEHIQFYKTVMRRFVREADMYRLTGQPLGEGRGDRWAGFQYRMPDGNEHLIAIFRLPGGEPSRALRLKHLQPDRVYTLSWIDTGHRAQMNGATLMDAGLHVENLPEEGSAIVLIHG, from the coding sequence GTGACCATCCCCGCCACGCTCGATCACTCCACTGCTGGACTTGTCTGCCTGCTGCGTCTTATTCCACACATCGGGCTGATGCGTCTCGGGCTGGCGCATGAGTCGTGGGCGTTGGATTCATCGGCGCTCTTTGCGGCAGTGATTGATGGACAATTGTTCGATGCACAGACACCGGGCGCCCAGGTGCGGCATGTGTCAGAGTCTGAAACGCCGCCTGGCATGCGCCACGTGTGTGTTGAACTGGCATATGCCGATTCCGGGATCGTCGTTGCGTATCATATCGTAACCTATGCCGATAGTGCGGCGTTGGAGACATGGATCGTCGTGCAGAATGAGGGAGACGTACCGCGTCGCGTGACCCGTCTGGACTCGCTGGCGCTCGATCTTCCTCCCGATGGATACCATCTCTGCGCCTTTACCGGCGCATGGGGCGCAGAGTTCGAGCCGCAGCGCATGATCCTCAATAGCGCCATCACCCTGGAAAGCCGGTCTGGACGCTCATCGCACGGCCATCATCCCTGGTTTACGCTTGTGCGCAATGGTCGCTCGCTGATGTCCGGCATGATTGCGTGGTCGGGCAACTGGGTGATCCGTTTCACGCCAAAGCTGGATGGCGCTCTCGCGCTGTCGGGCGGGTTGCACAACTGGGAATTCGCCGTCGATCTTGCGCCGGGCGCATCGGTCGCGGCGCCGCCGGTGACACTGGCGTTCGCAACAGGCGCCGATCTCGATGAGACGGCGGTTCAGTTTGCGCGTTTGGGACGGCAGTTCTGGTATCCGCGCAATGCGCTGGCGGATGCGCTGCCGGTCGAGTGGAACCACTGGTGGGCATACGAAGACCGCGCACTCGATGAGGCGACCTTCCGCGCCAATGTCGATGTCGCGGCGCGCCTGGGCATCGAGGTATGCACCCTCGACGCCGGATGGTTCGGTGCGCCGGACGCCGATACGCACTGGTACGAACAACGCGGCGACTGGGATAGGGTCAATACTGCGCGCTTCCCGTCCGGCATTCGCGCACTTGCCGATGATGTCCACGCGCATGGCATGCGTTTCGGCATCTGGTGCGAAATTGAGGGGCTTGGCATCCACGCGCAACTGGCAGAGCGGCATCCTGAATTCATCGCCATGCGCGACGGTGAACGCCTTGGGTACGTCTGCCTTGGCAATCCGGCGGCGCAGCAGTGGGCATTCGAGACGCTCGACCGTCTTGTGCGCGAAAACGGGTGCGACTGGATCAAACTGGATTTTAATCTCAACCCTGGCGCCGGCTGCAACCGCACCGATCATGGGCATGGCGCGGAAGACGGATTGTATGCCCACTATCGCGGATACTATGCGCTCCTCGACCGGTTGCGCGCCACGCACCCCGAGGTCGTACTGGAAAATTGCTCGTCGGGCGGGCTGCGCATCGATCCGGGCATCGCGCGCCGCACGCACATGGCATTCCTGAGCGACCCGGACTGGCCCGAACACAGTTTGCAGGTGTTTTGGGGCGCAACCTGTATGCTCGCACCGGATGCCTGCCTGCACTGGGGCTACAGTGAGTGGGCATTTGCGGAACATCCGAGCCAGACATTCAATCCGTGCGATCCGGCGCTTCAGCCGCACCAGGTCGATTGCTACACCCGCATTTCGATGCTGCGGCGCTTTGGCTTCTCGCAGCGTCTGCCTGATCTGCCGGAATGGGTCGCGCAGCGGTACGCTGAACATATTCAGTTCTACAAAACGGTCATGCGGCGCTTTGTGCGCGAGGCGGATATGTACCGCCTGACCGGGCAACCACTTGGCGAGGGGCGTGGCGACCGCTGGGCCGGATTTCAGTACCGGATGCCGGACGGCAACGAGCATCTGATCGCGATCTTTCGCCTGCCCGGCGGAGAACCATCGCGCGCGCTGCGCTTGAAACACCTGCAACCGGATCGCGTCTATACCCTTTCGTGGATCGATACCGGGCATCGGGCGCAGATGAACGGCGCTACTTTGATGGATGCCGGGCTGCATGTCGAGAACCTGCCGGAAGAAGGATCGGCCATCGTGCTGATCCACGGATGA
- a CDS encoding zinc-ribbon domain containing protein, translating to MSYADKTLTCRDCGAQFVFTAGEQEFYAQKGFTNEPSRCPSCRQARKASGGGGYGNRSSGGYSERSGGYSERDSGYDRGGSARSSGVREMYTAICANCGREAKVPFVPSGRKPVLCDDCFQSQRRNRM from the coding sequence ATGAGCTACGCCGACAAAACTCTGACATGCCGCGATTGCGGCGCACAGTTCGTCTTCACTGCGGGTGAGCAGGAGTTTTACGCGCAGAAGGGGTTCACCAACGAGCCATCGCGTTGCCCAAGTTGTCGGCAGGCGCGCAAAGCGTCCGGTGGAGGCGGCTACGGCAATCGTAGCAGCGGCGGATATAGCGAACGGAGCGGTGGGTATAGCGAGCGAGACAGTGGCTACGATCGTGGCGGCAGTGCGCGTTCATCGGGAGTGCGCGAAATGTACACCGCGATCTGCGCCAACTGTGGGCGTGAGGCGAAAGTGCCGTTCGTTCCGAGTGGGCGCAAGCCGGTGCTGTGCGACGATTGTTTTCAGTCGCAGCGGCGCAATCGGATGTAA
- a CDS encoding GntR family transcriptional regulator, whose translation MAMHDRISAKDIQRALIWRISNGVYHPGEALPPVRKLAEEFGANRNTVNKACQELRKLGLLEMRADRRSPIVTRMATTAAPLEHVRQQARDVVWQAMSAGMTRQQLLADITALIEEVYGESDLTIRFLECNSYDSTTLSHDLSRLTGVPISAGLLDELRQNVDAFAQAYDLIVTTFHHLAEVSQALAQYRDRVIGVDTRPSPESLLRIARLTKPRIGLVCTLPDTARSLEYTILSYQPTAHVVTALIGAHDDVRRLARGCDHLVVTHNCVPALTELTGRRPDVVIEFRIDDQSIEYLKERIRDARQRAAMAPRAQESVS comes from the coding sequence ATGGCAATGCATGATCGTATCTCCGCCAAAGATATCCAGCGCGCACTGATATGGCGTATCAGCAATGGCGTATACCATCCCGGCGAAGCGTTGCCGCCGGTGCGCAAACTGGCTGAAGAATTCGGCGCAAACCGCAACACAGTGAACAAAGCCTGCCAGGAATTGCGCAAACTTGGCCTTCTGGAAATGCGCGCCGACCGGCGCTCTCCCATCGTTACGCGCATGGCAACGACGGCGGCGCCGCTTGAGCACGTGCGGCAGCAGGCGCGCGACGTAGTGTGGCAGGCGATGTCGGCAGGTATGACGCGCCAACAACTGCTCGCCGACATAACCGCGCTGATCGAAGAAGTGTACGGCGAAAGCGATCTGACGATCCGCTTCCTCGAGTGCAATTCCTACGACAGCACGACCCTGAGCCATGATCTGTCCCGCTTGACCGGTGTGCCGATCAGCGCAGGCTTGCTCGACGAACTGCGCCAGAATGTTGACGCATTCGCCCAGGCATACGACCTGATCGTGACGACTTTCCATCATCTCGCCGAGGTGTCACAGGCGCTGGCACAGTACCGGGACCGTGTGATCGGCGTCGATACGCGCCCCTCGCCCGAGTCGTTGCTCCGCATTGCGCGGCTGACGAAGCCACGGATCGGACTGGTGTGCACCCTGCCGGATACTGCTCGTTCGCTGGAATACACCATTCTGAGTTATCAACCGACAGCGCATGTCGTCACCGCGCTGATCGGCGCTCACGATGATGTTCGTCGTCTGGCGCGCGGTTGCGATCACCTGGTGGTGACGCACAACTGCGTCCCTGCGCTCACGGAATTGACCGGTCGCCGACCCGACGTGGTGATCGAGTTCCGCATCGATGACCAGTCTATCGAGTATTTGAAAGAGCGCATTCGTGATGCTCGCCAAAGGGCAGCAATGGCGCCACGCGCCCAGGAGAGTGTTTCGTGA
- a CDS encoding transposase: MWFRGPPGRGAVRWRPLGAHSPHFPAYNTVRDLLACVDADDLDRRLRPWMERLLGMPVGGIRADGKVLGGSKRAGAPALHGVELVTHTTGMALAQREAVGGDAAAALLALLTEAPLDGRMVSMDAGFLNAAVTQTIVQEHGNYLGGVKGDQAECRRSSMTGSPRRCFSPPDTPPAPLPVALDQIAPPRRKRQPIGFRRELQPRRAPDAQTIEQSRGRLEIRELWVVDAGDVGPSLMTAYGWRQVTQIGGLRRWCRRRHADLWTVEEVTVVSSRQRTPAQFLASIRNHWTIENQVHRPRDGSMQEDRLHGRAIGVILAVCRNVVINLIRRHLPGRYIPTARNAITTDLGIALRWMHLPLRN, encoded by the coding sequence ATGTGGTTCAGGGGTCCGCCCGGTAGGGGCGCTGTGCGCTGGCGTCCACTTGGGGCCCACAGTCCGCATTTCCCCGCCTACAATACGGTACGGGACCTGCTGGCATGCGTGGATGCGGACGACCTGGATCGGCGGCTGCGTCCCTGGATGGAGCGACTGCTTGGCATGCCCGTGGGCGGGATCAGGGCCGATGGCAAGGTCTTAGGGGGGAGCAAACGCGCCGGGGCGCCCGCCCTGCATGGCGTCGAACTCGTCACCCATACCACGGGGATGGCGCTCGCCCAACGCGAGGCCGTCGGCGGGGATGCGGCGGCGGCCCTGTTGGCGCTGCTCACGGAAGCGCCCTTGGACGGGCGCATGGTCAGTATGGATGCGGGCTTCCTGAATGCCGCCGTCACCCAAACCATTGTGCAGGAACACGGCAATTACCTGGGCGGTGTCAAAGGCGATCAGGCTGAGTGCAGGCGCTCCTCGATGACCGGGTCGCCCCGCAGGTGCTTTTCCCCCCCGGACACGCCGCCAGCCCCGTTGCCGGTAGCGCTGGATCAGATTGCGCCACCCCGGCGGAAGCGCCAGCCGATCGGGTTCCGTCGTGAACTCCAACCCCGCCGGGCGCCGGATGCGCAGACGATCGAGCAATCGCGGGGGCGATTGGAGATCCGCGAGCTCTGGGTCGTGGATGCGGGAGACGTGGGGCCGTCTCTCATGACCGCATATGGGTGGCGGCAGGTCACACAGATTGGCGGGCTCCGACGCTGGTGTCGGCGGCGGCATGCGGACCTGTGGACGGTAGAGGAAGTGACGGTCGTCAGTAGTCGCCAACGCACGCCCGCACAGTTCCTGGCGAGCATCCGCAACCACTGGACGATCGAAAATCAAGTCCACCGACCACGGGATGGCAGCATGCAGGAAGATCGCTTGCACGGACGGGCCATTGGGGTCATCCTCGCCGTGTGCCGGAATGTGGTGATCAATCTCATCCGGCGACATCTTCCGGGTCGCTACATCCCAACCGCGCGCAACGCCATCACCACCGACCTCGGCATCGCATTACGCTGGATGCATCTTCCATTAAGGAACTGA